TCAGGCGGATATTCCTGCCATGGTGGACTTCTGGGCGGAATGGTGCGGTCCGTGCAAGATGGTGGGGCCGACCGTTGAGGCTTTGGCAAAGGAGTATGAAGGAAAAATAAAGATTGCCAAGATGGATGTGGATCAAAACCGTGAAACGCCCGCCAAATTCGGCATCCGCAGTATCCCGACCCTCATCCTTTTCA
This sequence is a window from Deltaproteobacteria bacterium. Protein-coding genes within it:
- the trxA gene encoding thioredoxin; this translates as MADLLHVSDADFEKEIVQADIPAMVDFWAEWCGPCKMVGPTVEALAKEYEGKIKIAKMDVDQNRETPAKFGIRSIPTLILFKDGKVAHTLVGALPKGDIEKELKKLL